The DNA segment TATAAAAGGCGGTTGTACAACGCTTAAACCATATTTGCTGAGCGCTGGACGAGAAGCGTTAATGATTGCTTCAAAATCTGCGTAGGTACTTTTGAAAAAAGGATTCTTTTGATTTTTTCCTGCTACTGCCATTTCTCCTTGCGCTTTTGCAAGAGCGGTAGCTAGCTGATCTATTTCTGTTGACATTAAATCGTTGAAGTTGTTCATCTATTCTCCCTAAACTACCCTATAAGAAAACATGGGGTTCGTTTGAATGTAAGTGTTTTTGTAATGAAATAAAACTGAAAGATTGTTTTTGAGATATTTGTATTTATTTGTGATGTGAATGAGATTTTATCGCCCAGCCTTCGTATTTCCCAGCCGTCGCTTTCAGCTTTGGCGGGCAGGCTGCTATCGCTCATTTACTACGGCGGGCAGCTTTCGCTTTTAATCTTCAAATTTGTTTCTTCGATTAAAGCTTTGAGCATTCAGCAATGGGCTTCCCAGCTGAAGCTTTAGCGAAAGCTGGTGCCAAGGGTCGGACTTGAACCGACACGATGTCGCCATCGCGGGATTTTGAGTCCCGTGCGTCTACCAATTTCGCCACCTTGGCACATAAATATCAAATGGATATAAAAAGTGTACGGGAAAACCGCTTAATCGTCAATAAATTTAATTAAACTACTGTAGATCTAAAACATTTTTTTCTGCACGCCACATCCAATTTTTATGAGAAATTGCTCGTATGTTAAATCCGTTTGGATAGCTAATTTTTTTTTACGGCTTATTAAACCAGAAATGATTTCAATGGATCTTTTGGTGACACCAATGGCATCTGAAATAACCTCTATAACCTCTTTATTTGCTTTTCCATCTTCGGGAGCAGCTTTCACAAAGCACTTTAGAGAGCCAGATTTATCTAAGCATATGCTATGTTTTCCTGATTGAGTAGCCACTTTTACTTCAATGATTAATGCCACAAAATCCTTTCATTGGTATGAATAG comes from the Candidatus Babeliales bacterium genome and includes:
- a CDS encoding DUF167 domain-containing protein, with amino-acid sequence MALIIEVKVATQSGKHSICLDKSGSLKCFVKAAPEDGKANKEVIEVISDAIGVTKRSIEIISGLISRKKKLAIQTDLTYEQFLIKIGCGVQKKMF